One genomic region from uncultured Cohaesibacter sp. encodes:
- a CDS encoding YbaB/EbfC family nucleoid-associated protein produces the protein MDMMKMMKKAKEMQAKMAEMQEEVAEMEATGVAGGDMVKVTVTGKGQMKSLFIDPSMINADDAEILEDLIIAAHNDAKAKVEAAMQEKMQAMAGDLGLPAGMNLPF, from the coding sequence ATGGACATGATGAAGATGATGAAGAAGGCGAAGGAAATGCAGGCCAAGATGGCCGAGATGCAGGAAGAAGTCGCCGAAATGGAAGCAACAGGCGTAGCCGGTGGCGATATGGTCAAGGTGACGGTTACCGGTAAGGGACAGATGAAATCCCTCTTTATCGATCCATCCATGATCAATGCCGATGATGCCGAAATCCTTGAAGACTTGATTATCGCCGCCCATAATGACGCCAAAGCCAAGGTTGAAGCCGCCATGCAGGAAAAAATGCAGGCTATGGCAGGCGATCTGGGCCTTCCTGCTGGTATGAACCTGCCATTCTGA
- a CDS encoding LysE family translocator yields the protein MSLSSLLLYAGTLFLVASVPGPSITALVARVLSNGYRDVLPFVMAMWLGEAIWLSLAIGGLSVVAATFASVFVAIKWLGCAYLAYMAYKMWFTRHEEASDEALPNRKSGLGMFFAGFAVTMGNPKIMLFYAALLPTLIDLGSVSTVGWFELLVTMLLTLATVDLGWIFFANKARRLLRSPRAVRIANRAGAVAMAGAAAAIVSKS from the coding sequence ATGTCCCTTTCTTCTCTGCTGCTCTATGCGGGAACCCTGTTTCTTGTTGCCAGCGTCCCCGGGCCGAGCATCACTGCTCTGGTGGCACGGGTGTTGAGCAATGGCTATCGTGATGTGCTGCCTTTTGTCATGGCCATGTGGCTGGGAGAAGCGATCTGGTTGTCTCTCGCCATCGGCGGACTGTCGGTGGTTGCTGCTACATTTGCCTCTGTTTTTGTTGCCATCAAATGGCTTGGCTGTGCTTATCTGGCCTATATGGCCTACAAGATGTGGTTCACGCGGCATGAAGAGGCGAGCGATGAAGCTCTGCCAAACCGGAAATCCGGTCTCGGCATGTTTTTCGCAGGCTTTGCGGTTACCATGGGCAATCCCAAGATCATGCTCTTTTATGCGGCCTTGCTGCCGACCCTGATCGATCTGGGCTCTGTCAGCACCGTGGGGTGGTTCGAGTTGCTCGTTACCATGCTGCTCACCTTGGCGACCGTTGATCTTGGCTGGATCTTCTTTGCCAACAAGGCAAGGCGACTTTTGAGGAGCCCCCGTGCGGTGCGGATTGCCAATCGGGCCGGAGCGGTTGCCATGGCAGGTGCTGCCGCAGCAATTGTTAGCAAGTCCTGA
- the recR gene encoding recombination mediator RecR, which produces MASHVAGPEIEKLIKLLARLPGLGPRSARRVALHLIKNKDQLLVPLSEAMTVAVEKVQVCEICGNIDSASPCTICTDTRRDPSVLVVVEDVSDLWALERASVINAAYHVLGGTLSPLDGVGPDDLNIAGLLKRTAKGEIREIILAVNATVEGQTTAHYITDQLQEQAKELKATNPAYEPIRISQLAHGVPIGGELDYLDEGTLLQAIRSRKAFE; this is translated from the coding sequence ATGGCAAGTCATGTTGCCGGTCCGGAAATTGAAAAACTGATCAAGCTTCTGGCGCGCCTGCCCGGTCTTGGGCCGCGCTCAGCCCGTCGGGTGGCGCTGCATCTGATCAAGAACAAGGACCAGCTTCTTGTCCCGTTGTCCGAGGCGATGACGGTCGCGGTTGAAAAGGTTCAAGTATGTGAAATCTGTGGCAATATCGATAGCGCCAGCCCTTGCACCATCTGCACCGACACCCGCCGCGACCCATCCGTTCTGGTCGTGGTGGAAGATGTCTCCGATCTCTGGGCGCTGGAGCGGGCCTCAGTCATCAATGCCGCCTATCATGTGCTGGGCGGAACGCTAAGCCCTCTGGATGGCGTCGGACCTGACGATCTCAATATCGCCGGGCTCCTCAAGCGCACTGCCAAGGGCGAAATTCGCGAAATCATTCTGGCGGTCAATGCCACGGTGGAAGGCCAGACCACGGCCCACTATATCACCGATCAATTGCAGGAACAGGCCAAGGAGCTGAAGGCCACCAACCCTGCCTATGAGCCGATCCGGATATCCCAGTTGGCTCATGGTGTGCCCATTGGCGGGGAGCTTGACTATCTCGATGAAGGCACCCTGTTACAAGCGATCCGCAGCCGCAAAGCTTTTGAATAA
- the rmuC gene encoding DNA recombination protein RmuC, with amino-acid sequence MNDIVITLGQHGISTFQILIGALALIGLLVLWLLISLSRQNTVRAQELFDAQEQARRQRAQVDELSRLQAEMTGRMQTMAEIFSTRQTEMSQALTNRMDGMGHRLSQTVTKSLGDQQKMTGDHLRALHERLALIDKAQGNITELSGRVVELQQILANKQARGTFGQGRMEAIIEDALPKHAYDFQFTLSNGKRPDCVVHIPNDTAVLVIDAKFPLEGWTAVKEAANPDEDKAARSRFRNDVKKHIKDISERYFLVGETQDTAFMFVPSESLFADLHEQFDDVVQTAHRARIVIVSPSLLTLSIQVIQSILKDARMREQAHIIQREVTLLMEDVTRLDDRVSKLQAHFGQTQKDVDQILTSTGKIVKRGRKIEEIDVSEAELQAAARDNSDQIAAPKSDDEEEPEAETSAPVEDTPAFPLKGPYGIAGPKIAEPGTSRSLFSMDEEER; translated from the coding sequence ATGAATGACATTGTGATCACACTGGGCCAGCATGGCATATCGACCTTCCAGATCCTGATCGGCGCCTTGGCGCTGATCGGGCTGCTGGTGCTTTGGCTTCTCATCAGCCTGTCGCGACAGAATACCGTGCGGGCGCAGGAGCTGTTTGACGCGCAGGAACAGGCCCGCCGCCAAAGAGCACAGGTGGATGAACTCTCCCGGCTTCAAGCCGAGATGACGGGTCGCATGCAGACCATGGCAGAGATCTTCTCGACACGACAGACAGAGATGTCGCAGGCTCTGACCAACCGGATGGACGGCATGGGCCACCGGCTGAGCCAGACGGTAACCAAGAGCCTTGGTGATCAACAGAAGATGACAGGCGACCATTTGCGGGCGCTGCATGAGCGTTTGGCCCTGATCGACAAGGCGCAAGGCAATATCACCGAGCTTTCAGGGCGGGTGGTCGAGCTGCAGCAGATCCTCGCCAACAAGCAGGCGCGCGGGACCTTCGGGCAAGGACGCATGGAAGCCATTATCGAGGATGCCCTGCCCAAGCATGCCTATGATTTCCAGTTTACCTTATCAAACGGCAAGCGGCCTGATTGCGTGGTTCATATTCCCAATGACACGGCCGTGCTGGTGATCGATGCCAAGTTTCCACTTGAAGGCTGGACGGCGGTAAAGGAAGCGGCCAATCCGGATGAGGACAAGGCCGCCCGAAGCCGTTTTCGCAATGATGTCAAAAAGCATATCAAGGATATATCGGAGCGTTATTTCCTGGTGGGTGAAACGCAGGATACAGCCTTTATGTTCGTACCGTCCGAGAGCCTGTTTGCCGATCTGCATGAGCAATTTGACGATGTGGTGCAAACGGCGCATCGGGCGCGGATTGTCATCGTTTCGCCTTCCCTGCTGACATTGTCCATTCAGGTCATCCAGTCGATCCTCAAAGATGCCCGCATGCGCGAACAGGCCCACATTATCCAGCGCGAAGTGACCCTCCTGATGGAAGATGTAACGCGGCTTGATGATCGGGTCTCCAAGCTACAGGCTCATTTCGGACAGACGCAAAAGGATGTCGACCAGATTCTCACCTCGACAGGCAAGATCGTCAAACGCGGGCGCAAGATCGAGGAGATCGATGTCAGCGAAGCCGAGCTGCAAGCGGCTGCAAGGGACAATTCCGATCAAATAGCCGCCCCAAAAAGCGATGATGAAGAAGAGCCAGAAGCCGAGACGTCAGCTCCTGTTGAGGATACGCCCGCCTTTCCCTTGAAGGGACCTTATGGCATTGCCGGCCCAAAGATTGCAGAGCCGGGTACCTCGCGCTCCCTATTCAGCATGGATGAGGAAGAACGCTGA
- the def gene encoding peptide deformylase, producing MAVMDIVTLPDPILRKQSLPVERVDDELRTLIDNMIETMYKAPGIGLAGIQVGVDRRLFVMDVSREENSPICMINPKIIFQSEELNTHEEGCLSIPEYYAEVDRPKQVTMEFLDRDGKPQTLELDELAATCAQHEFDHLNGALFIDYLSKLRRDRVIKKFTKLAKQKEKIVL from the coding sequence ATGGCTGTGATGGATATTGTAACATTGCCGGATCCGATCCTGCGAAAGCAATCGCTTCCGGTTGAGCGCGTAGACGATGAGCTGCGCACTTTGATCGACAACATGATTGAAACCATGTACAAGGCCCCGGGCATTGGTCTGGCGGGCATACAGGTGGGCGTGGACAGACGCCTCTTCGTGATGGATGTGTCCCGCGAAGAGAATTCCCCCATCTGCATGATCAATCCAAAGATCATTTTTCAGTCTGAAGAGCTGAATACCCACGAGGAAGGCTGCCTGTCGATCCCAGAATATTACGCAGAAGTAGATCGTCCCAAACAGGTGACGATGGAATTTCTCGATCGTGATGGCAAGCCGCAGACCCTCGAGCTGGATGAGCTGGCCGCAACCTGCGCCCAGCATGAGTTCGACCATCTCAATGGGGCTCTCTTCATCGACTATCTCTCGAAGCTGCGCCGGGATCGGGTGATCAAGAAATTCACCAAGCTGGCCAAACAGAAAGAGAAGATCGTCCTGTAA
- the fmt gene encoding methionyl-tRNA formyltransferase, with amino-acid sequence MRVVFMGTPDFSVPTLMEIVGQGHEVVAVYSQPPRPAGRGMEERKTPVHQAADQLGLPVFTPTSLKSEEEQEKFRALDADVAVVVAYGLLLPKAILDAPQEGCLNLHGSLLPRWRGAAPIQRAIMAGDAETGVQVMRMDEGLDTGDICMSETIPITEQMTAEDLHDKMMVLGADLMVRALGALSRGLLTSRPQAEEGVTYAKKIDKAESRIDFSMSAKEVHNIIRGLSPFPGAWVMMTIRGREQRVKLLRSELADGSGTPGTLLDDTMTIACGEGAVRLAKLQRAGKGAMNADEFLRGADLTIGDVIA; translated from the coding sequence CTGCGCGTCGTCTTTATGGGAACGCCGGATTTTTCTGTTCCGACCTTGATGGAAATTGTCGGGCAAGGCCATGAAGTGGTCGCTGTCTATAGCCAGCCACCGCGCCCGGCCGGTCGCGGCATGGAAGAACGTAAGACGCCGGTGCATCAGGCCGCCGATCAGCTCGGGCTTCCCGTTTTCACGCCAACGTCGCTGAAGTCTGAAGAAGAGCAGGAGAAATTCCGCGCCCTTGATGCGGACGTGGCTGTGGTTGTGGCCTATGGCTTGTTGCTGCCCAAGGCCATTCTTGATGCGCCTCAAGAAGGCTGCCTCAATCTGCATGGCTCGCTTCTGCCGCGCTGGCGCGGGGCTGCTCCCATCCAGCGTGCCATCATGGCGGGCGACGCCGAAACCGGTGTTCAGGTCATGCGCATGGACGAGGGGCTTGATACCGGCGACATCTGCATGTCAGAGACCATCCCCATCACAGAACAGATGACGGCTGAAGACCTGCATGACAAGATGATGGTACTGGGAGCCGACCTGATGGTGCGGGCGCTCGGCGCTCTGTCGCGCGGGCTGCTTACCTCCCGGCCTCAGGCCGAAGAGGGCGTAACCTACGCCAAGAAAATCGACAAGGCCGAAAGCCGCATTGATTTTTCGATGAGCGCGAAAGAAGTCCATAACATCATTCGTGGCCTGTCGCCGTTCCCCGGCGCATGGGTCATGATGACCATTCGTGGCAGGGAGCAGCGAGTCAAGCTTCTGCGCTCTGAGCTGGCCGATGGCTCTGGCACTCCGGGCACTCTGCTCGATGATACCATGACCATAGCCTGCGGCGAGGGGGCGGTGCGCCTTGCCAAGTTGCAGCGCGCCGGCAAGGGCGCCATGAATGCAGATGAGTTCCTGCGCGGTGCCGATTTGACCATCGGCGACGTGATCGCATAA
- the truA gene encoding tRNA pseudouridine(38-40) synthase TruA, producing the protein MPRYKLLIEYDGRPFSGWQRQDNAPSVMGLIEESLFKFTHERVTLFGAGRTDSGVHATGQVAHMDLERDWHSLKLNEALNFFLKETGVAILKVWKVTDAFDSRFEAVKRYYRYRICNRRAPLTFEIGRAWQYSYAIDVERMQAGADLLVGHYDFTTFRATACQAKSPWRTMEKLTISREGEWVYMDAMARSFLHNQIRSFVGSLVEVGSGRKPVDWISEILEARDRRACGPVAPPDGLYLTQVDYRQDIDYVIPEEPWQGHGHK; encoded by the coding sequence ATGCCTCGTTACAAGCTTTTGATCGAATATGACGGACGCCCCTTTTCTGGCTGGCAGCGGCAGGATAATGCGCCCTCTGTCATGGGCCTGATCGAGGAGTCTCTGTTCAAATTCACGCATGAACGGGTGACGCTGTTTGGTGCGGGGCGCACGGATTCAGGGGTTCACGCCACCGGGCAGGTCGCGCATATGGATCTGGAGCGCGATTGGCACAGCCTCAAGCTGAATGAGGCGTTGAATTTCTTCCTCAAGGAAACCGGCGTGGCCATTCTCAAGGTCTGGAAGGTGACGGACGCCTTTGACAGCCGCTTCGAGGCCGTCAAACGCTACTACCGTTACCGCATCTGTAATCGCCGTGCGCCGCTGACCTTCGAAATCGGGCGTGCCTGGCAATATAGCTACGCGATTGATGTGGAGCGGATGCAGGCCGGTGCCGATCTGCTGGTCGGGCATTATGACTTTACCACCTTCCGCGCCACTGCCTGTCAGGCCAAGAGCCCATGGCGCACCATGGAGAAGCTCACCATCAGCCGCGAGGGCGAGTGGGTCTATATGGATGCGATGGCGCGGTCCTTCCTGCATAACCAGATCCGGTCTTTTGTCGGCTCTCTGGTGGAAGTGGGCTCCGGACGCAAACCGGTTGACTGGATCAGCGAAATTCTGGAAGCCCGCGATCGCCGCGCCTGCGGCCCTGTCGCCCCGCCCGATGGGCTTTACCTCACGCAGGTCGATTACCGCCAAGACATCGATTATGTCATTCCCGAAGAGCCATGGCAGGGCCACGGTCACAAGTAA
- the dapE gene encoding succinyl-diaminopimelate desuccinylase, with protein MTKAPTATDLASALIQCPSVTPAEAGVLTLLDDLLSPFGFEVHRPTFSQDGYPDVENMFAKISGGEGPHLAFAGHVDVVPVGEEAMWQQPPFSGAVKDGKLYGRGAADMKGGVAAFVAAALRYVETHGAPKGTVSFVLTGDEEGPAVNGTVKLMQWAAERGEKFTDSVLGEPTNPNSMGDMIKVGRRGSQSGTVTISGKQGHVAYPHLANNPVPVLAKIVEHVSAQTLDEGTDFFQPSNLEFISFDVGNPAWNVIPEQASARFNVRFNDLWTAETLGQFVTKHATDCLSGDAFKLSVSLEADGSEAFLTRSDSLIDRFSKAVETVTGKVPELSTGGGTSDARFIKNYCPVIEFGLVGQTMHMVDEHVAVADIEQLAEVYYEFMMQYFER; from the coding sequence ATGACAAAAGCTCCAACAGCCACGGACCTTGCCAGCGCCCTGATCCAATGCCCCAGCGTAACGCCCGCTGAGGCTGGCGTTCTCACCCTGCTTGATGATTTGCTCTCCCCGTTCGGGTTTGAGGTGCATCGTCCGACCTTTTCTCAAGATGGCTATCCAGACGTTGAGAATATGTTCGCAAAGATCTCCGGTGGCGAGGGGCCTCATCTGGCCTTTGCCGGTCATGTGGATGTGGTGCCGGTGGGCGAAGAAGCCATGTGGCAGCAGCCGCCTTTCAGCGGCGCAGTGAAGGATGGCAAACTGTATGGACGCGGCGCAGCTGACATGAAAGGCGGCGTAGCTGCCTTTGTTGCCGCGGCCCTGCGTTATGTCGAGACCCACGGCGCGCCGAAGGGCACCGTTTCCTTCGTGCTTACCGGTGATGAAGAAGGACCGGCAGTCAATGGCACCGTCAAGCTCATGCAGTGGGCAGCCGAACGGGGTGAAAAATTCACCGATTCTGTTCTTGGCGAGCCAACCAATCCGAACAGCATGGGCGACATGATCAAGGTCGGGCGTCGCGGCAGCCAGTCTGGCACGGTGACCATCTCCGGCAAACAAGGCCATGTGGCCTATCCGCATCTGGCCAACAATCCAGTGCCGGTTCTGGCTAAAATCGTCGAGCATGTCAGCGCCCAGACGCTGGACGAGGGCACGGACTTTTTCCAGCCCAGCAATCTGGAATTCATTTCCTTCGACGTGGGCAATCCGGCCTGGAATGTCATTCCCGAGCAGGCATCCGCCCGCTTCAATGTGCGCTTCAATGACCTCTGGACTGCCGAGACGCTGGGCCAATTTGTTACCAAGCACGCCACAGACTGCCTCTCGGGCGATGCCTTCAAGCTCTCTGTTTCGCTCGAAGCGGATGGTAGCGAGGCTTTTCTGACGCGCTCGGATAGCCTGATTGATCGCTTCTCCAAGGCGGTCGAAACCGTCACGGGCAAAGTTCCGGAGCTTTCAACCGGCGGCGGCACATCGGACGCCCGCTTCATCAAGAATTATTGCCCGGTGATCGAGTTCGGCCTTGTTGGCCAGACCATGCATATGGTCGATGAACATGTCGCCGTGGCCGACATCGAGCAGCTCGCCGAGGTCTATTATGAATTCATGATGCAGTATTTCGAGCGTTAA
- a CDS encoding carboxymuconolactone decarboxylase family protein, translating to MQATQAQSPASNSQTSALERARAYCDAHHPGLEDNLNAWFGDMLPDFGESLIEWAYGRHYSRPGLDSKSRQLATVAALTVLGGQTAPQLKINIEHTLAVGASEQEIVEVIWQMAVYGGLPAAINGLNVAKEVFAAREQTKR from the coding sequence ATGCAAGCGACACAAGCACAATCCCCCGCATCCAACAGCCAGACAAGCGCTCTTGAACGAGCCCGTGCCTATTGCGACGCGCATCACCCCGGCCTTGAAGACAATCTGAATGCTTGGTTCGGCGACATGCTGCCAGACTTCGGCGAGAGCCTCATCGAATGGGCCTATGGTCGACATTATTCCCGCCCGGGCCTTGATAGCAAGAGCCGACAGCTGGCGACCGTCGCCGCGTTGACGGTATTGGGCGGACAGACTGCGCCACAGCTCAAGATCAATATCGAGCATACCCTTGCCGTAGGGGCGAGCGAACAGGAGATCGTCGAAGTCATCTGGCAAATGGCTGTCTATGGCGGATTGCCAGCCGCGATCAACGGCCTCAACGTGGCCAAGGAGGTGTTTGCGGCCAGAGAACAGACTAAGCGATAG
- a CDS encoding MerR family transcriptional regulator, whose protein sequence is MKIGNLAHLTGLSVHTIRYYEKIGLLPDASRDAGGRRQYGMEIANWLTFLKHLKATGMGISNMVRYAQLRAEGPQTAAARRQMLEDQRRTVQQQIDALQATLPVLDNKIEIYKDMEKAHVMEADHASDTSTIPRIQQPDKRS, encoded by the coding sequence TTGAAGATCGGAAATCTGGCACATCTGACCGGCCTGTCCGTCCACACCATCCGCTATTACGAGAAGATCGGCCTGTTGCCCGACGCCTCTCGCGATGCGGGCGGGCGGCGACAATATGGTATGGAGATCGCCAATTGGCTGACCTTCCTCAAGCATCTCAAGGCCACCGGCATGGGCATATCCAACATGGTTCGTTATGCCCAATTGAGGGCCGAAGGTCCGCAAACTGCTGCGGCGCGACGCCAGATGCTGGAGGACCAGCGCAGGACCGTGCAGCAACAGATAGACGCTTTGCAAGCGACGCTTCCCGTTCTCGATAACAAAATCGAAATCTACAAGGACATGGAAAAAGCCCATGTCATGGAGGCAGATCATGCAAGCGACACAAGCACAATCCCCCGCATCCAACAGCCAGACAAGCGCTCTTGA
- the dapD gene encoding 2,3,4,5-tetrahydropyridine-2,6-dicarboxylate N-succinyltransferase, protein MTQVDLSALQSTIEAGFEARESINSNTTGDIRDAVEKALTLLDNGHARVAEKAEDGNWVVNQWLKKAVLLSFRLNAMEVIKGGPGEATWWDKVPSKFEGWGGIDFENAGFRAVPNCTVRRSAFIGKGVVLMPSFVNLGAYVDEGTMIDTWATVGSCAQIGKHVHLSGGAGIGGVLEPLQAGPVVIEDNCFIGARAEVAEGVIVREGSVLSMGVYLGASTKIVDRATGEIFMGEVPPYSVVVSGTMPGKPLPDGTPGPNLYCAVIVKRVDERTRSKTSINELLRD, encoded by the coding sequence ATGACCCAAGTTGATCTGAGCGCGCTCCAAAGCACGATCGAAGCAGGCTTCGAGGCTCGCGAATCCATCAATAGCAACACGACCGGCGACATCAGGGATGCAGTCGAAAAGGCGCTGACCCTACTCGACAATGGCCATGCGCGTGTTGCGGAAAAGGCAGAAGACGGCAACTGGGTTGTCAATCAGTGGCTGAAGAAAGCCGTGCTCCTGTCGTTCCGGCTCAATGCCATGGAAGTGATCAAGGGTGGCCCGGGCGAAGCAACATGGTGGGACAAGGTTCCTTCCAAGTTTGAAGGCTGGGGCGGCATCGACTTTGAAAATGCTGGCTTCCGCGCTGTACCGAACTGCACCGTGCGTCGCTCCGCCTTTATCGGCAAGGGCGTTGTACTGATGCCATCTTTCGTCAATCTGGGCGCCTATGTTGATGAAGGCACCATGATCGACACATGGGCAACAGTCGGCTCCTGCGCACAGATCGGCAAGCATGTGCATCTTTCCGGCGGCGCTGGCATCGGCGGCGTTCTGGAGCCGCTGCAGGCTGGCCCTGTGGTGATTGAGGACAATTGCTTCATCGGTGCCCGCGCAGAAGTGGCCGAAGGCGTCATTGTGCGTGAAGGCTCTGTGTTGTCCATGGGCGTTTATCTTGGTGCATCCACCAAGATCGTTGACCGCGCCACCGGCGAAATCTTCATGGGTGAAGTACCGCCTTACTCTGTTGTTGTCTCGGGCACCATGCCGGGCAAACCGCTGCCAGATGGCACGCCGGGCCCGAACCTTTACTGCGCAGTGATCGTGAAGCGCGTGGACGAGCGCACCCGCTCGAAAACCTCGATCAACGAGCTGCTGCGCGACTAA
- a CDS encoding PAS domain-containing protein — MTITISPTGIEKQFGESEILVSRTDKDGYITYCNAFFRDITGYANKSLVGQPHNCVRHPEMPRSIFKILWDGLEEKRDMFAYMQNLTTTGDHYWTFARVTPSRNDKGEVIGYEASRRAPNRTAVREVIAPLYKKLCDIENRFDDEEQAVEAGCAHLNGLLQEKSTSYRRFVLSL; from the coding sequence ATGACAATAACAATTTCTCCTACCGGTATAGAAAAGCAGTTCGGCGAAAGTGAAATTCTCGTCAGCAGAACCGACAAGGACGGTTACATAACCTATTGCAATGCGTTCTTTCGGGATATCACGGGCTATGCCAACAAGAGCCTGGTTGGTCAGCCCCACAATTGTGTTCGCCACCCTGAAATGCCTCGCTCTATCTTCAAAATCCTCTGGGACGGACTTGAAGAGAAGCGAGACATGTTTGCCTATATGCAGAATCTGACGACCACAGGAGACCATTATTGGACCTTTGCCCGTGTCACTCCGTCTCGGAATGACAAAGGCGAAGTGATCGGCTACGAGGCGTCACGCCGTGCACCCAATCGTACAGCAGTGCGTGAAGTTATCGCCCCTCTTTACAAGAAACTCTGCGACATCGAAAACAGGTTTGATGATGAAGAGCAGGCCGTTGAGGCAGGGTGCGCTCATCTTAATGGCTTGTTGCAGGAGAAGTCGACGTCCTACCGGCGGTTTGTGCTGTCTCTATAA
- a CDS encoding L,D-transpeptidase family protein, whose translation MNYKGRLLFTAGFILSAGGAALATEKPLDPMAATDSPSQAVQTALEADQEAPLQIIVSRKDQRLRVYRGQEVIATSRVSTGKAGHSTPTGIFSILEKRRQHFSNIYDSAPMPYMQRLTWSGIALHESGSVPNYPASHGCVRLPRGFASKLFSMTERGAHVIIANREAEPELIHNARLFQPEDVQLANKLTELSLGPSQPVKGHGKIALLDDRPSEDPLAAKISMRLNLLDQVKRDNSPIRVFITRQPRGNLVREVQIMLNELGFDAGEPDGLAGKATYGAVRAFIKSRQGSIEDQSQPLKAVIDKTLLTALYHAAGKGEVPTGHIYVRSRFKPLFDAPIMIKNPEAPLGAHLLTATHSRTQSGKLDWLSVNLTDRYDDSMQTRLGVTQDMDNEALVASSAILDRIEIPDEVRAQIDLLVNSGSSITISDRGFSRETTPVGTDFIVLTKPDLPSARPIQKTVERKKPVKPKQVARNKTEPVQEAPKKKGLFSMLINRGASLTEVRTR comes from the coding sequence ATGAATTATAAAGGGCGATTGCTGTTTACCGCAGGGTTTATTTTGTCCGCAGGCGGAGCCGCACTGGCGACTGAAAAGCCGCTTGATCCGATGGCCGCGACGGACAGTCCTTCTCAGGCCGTTCAGACTGCTTTGGAAGCCGATCAGGAGGCGCCACTACAGATCATTGTTTCGCGCAAAGACCAGCGCTTACGGGTCTATCGTGGACAAGAGGTCATCGCTACGTCTCGCGTGTCGACCGGCAAGGCGGGGCACTCGACGCCAACTGGCATCTTCTCCATTCTTGAAAAGAGAAGACAGCATTTTTCCAATATCTATGATAGCGCCCCCATGCCCTATATGCAGCGCCTGACCTGGTCTGGTATCGCTTTGCATGAATCCGGCTCAGTGCCCAATTATCCCGCATCCCATGGCTGTGTGCGTTTGCCACGCGGTTTCGCAAGCAAGCTCTTTTCCATGACCGAACGTGGCGCGCATGTCATCATCGCCAATCGGGAAGCCGAGCCGGAATTGATCCATAACGCACGGCTTTTCCAGCCCGAAGATGTGCAACTGGCCAACAAACTGACGGAATTGAGCCTTGGCCCGTCACAGCCCGTCAAGGGGCATGGCAAGATCGCGCTTCTCGATGATCGCCCTTCGGAAGATCCGCTCGCTGCGAAAATTTCCATGCGTCTTAATCTGCTTGATCAGGTGAAACGGGATAATTCCCCCATTCGGGTATTCATCACCCGCCAGCCGCGCGGCAATCTGGTGCGCGAAGTGCAGATCATGCTCAATGAACTGGGCTTTGATGCTGGTGAGCCGGATGGATTGGCTGGCAAGGCCACTTATGGGGCCGTGCGCGCCTTCATCAAATCCAGACAAGGCAGCATCGAAGACCAATCCCAGCCTCTTAAGGCGGTGATCGACAAGACCCTGCTGACCGCGCTTTATCATGCCGCAGGCAAGGGGGAAGTGCCGACAGGCCACATCTATGTGCGGTCCCGTTTCAAGCCTCTGTTTGATGCGCCGATCATGATCAAGAATCCCGAGGCGCCTCTCGGGGCGCATCTGCTGACCGCGACCCACTCGCGCACGCAAAGTGGCAAGCTGGATTGGCTGTCCGTCAATCTGACAGATCGCTATGACGATAGCATGCAGACCCGCCTTGGTGTTACGCAGGATATGGACAACGAAGCTCTGGTTGCCTCCAGTGCAATTCTCGACCGGATCGAAATTCCCGATGAAGTGCGCGCCCAAATTGATCTTCTGGTCAACAGCGGCTCTTCAATTACGATCTCTGACAGGGGCTTCAGCCGTGAGACAACCCCTGTCGGCACTGACTTCATTGTGCTGACCAAGCCGGATCTTCCTTCCGCCAGACCGATCCAGAAGACGGTGGAGCGAAAAAAGCCCGTTAAGCCCAAGCAGGTCGCCAGAAACAAAACTGAACCCGTGCAGGAAGCTCCCAAGAAGAAGGGGCTGTTCTCCATGCTCATCAATCGCGGTGCGAGTTTGACCGAGGTTAGAACCCGCTGA